The following proteins are co-located in the Castanea sativa cultivar Marrone di Chiusa Pesio chromosome 8, ASM4071231v1 genome:
- the LOC142606612 gene encoding superoxide dismutase [Mn], mitochondrial-like, whose amino-acid sequence MALRSVSRKSLSLGLAVGQVRGLQSFSLPELPYDYGALEPVISGEIMQLHHLKHHQTYITNYNKALEQLDEALAKADSSSIVQLQSAIKFNGGGHINHSIFWKNLTPVREGGGEPPKASLGWAIDTQFGSLEVLIQRFNAEGVALQGSGWVWLALDKELKKLSVQTTANQDPLVTKGSALVPLFGIDVWEHAYYLQYKNVKADYLKNIWKVINWKYASEVYEKEIP is encoded by the exons ATGGCTCTTCGAAGTGTGAGCAGAAAATCCCTATCTTTGGGGCTAGCGGTTGGCCAGGTTCGAGGGTTGCAGAGCTTCTCGCTACCTGAGCTGCCTTACGACTATGGTGCTCTGGAGCCAGTGATTAGCGGAGAGATCATGCAACTCCACCATCTGAAGCACCACCAGACCTACATCACCAACTACAACAAGGCGCTTGAGCAGCTCGACGAGGCCCTCGCCAAGGCCGATTCCTCTTCCATCGTCCAATTGCAGAGCGCCATCAAATTCAACGGCGgag GTCATATAAATCACTCGATTTTTTGGAAGAATCTCACACCCGTTAGA GAAGGAGGTGGTGAACCTCCAAAGGCTTCCCTAGGCTGGGCCATTGACACACAGTTTGGCTCTCTTGAAGTATTAATTCAGAGATTCAATGCGGAAGGTGTGGCTTTGCAAGGCTCTGGATGGGTG TGGCTTGCTCTGGATAAAGAGCTGAAGAAGCTTTCAGTTCAAACCACTGCAAATCAG gatCCACTTGTAACTAAAGGATCAGCTTTGGTTCCATTGTTTGGCATAGATGTTTGGGAGCATGCATACTACTTACAG TACAAAAATGTGAAAGCAGATTATCTGAAGAACATATGGAAGGTTATAAACTGGAAATATGCAAGTGAAGTTTATGAGAAAGAGATTCCTTGA